Proteins co-encoded in one Cytobacillus sp. NJ13 genomic window:
- a CDS encoding TlyA family RNA methyltransferase — MKTKKERLDVLLVERGLAETREKAKRAVMAGLVFSNESRLDKPGEKVSADIPLTLKGKVMPYVSRGGLKLEKALKVFDLEIEGKILLDIGSSTGGFTDCALQNGAKMSYALDVGYNQLAWKLRQDERVVVMERTNFRYVTPADLSAGMPDFASIDVSFISLKLILPVLKTLLVPGSDTVALVKPQFEAGREQVGKKGIVRDPKIHEAVLDKIIEFALSLGYDVKDVSFSPITGGDGNIEFLLHLYWSGIKEEGENLLKARTDEVVKEAHAELKTKQVKEEE, encoded by the coding sequence ATGAAGACAAAGAAAGAACGATTAGACGTTTTATTAGTGGAAAGAGGTCTTGCTGAGACAAGAGAAAAAGCGAAAAGAGCTGTTATGGCCGGCCTGGTGTTCAGCAATGAAAGCAGGCTGGATAAGCCGGGCGAGAAGGTTAGTGCAGACATTCCGCTGACTTTAAAGGGGAAGGTCATGCCTTACGTCAGCCGCGGAGGCTTAAAGCTTGAGAAAGCTCTAAAAGTTTTTGATTTAGAAATTGAAGGCAAGATCCTCCTTGACATTGGATCCTCTACCGGAGGCTTCACAGATTGTGCCCTGCAGAATGGCGCCAAAATGTCTTATGCTTTAGATGTCGGATATAATCAGCTTGCCTGGAAATTAAGGCAGGATGAACGGGTAGTTGTAATGGAAAGGACCAATTTCAGATATGTAACCCCAGCCGACCTTTCAGCCGGTATGCCTGACTTTGCGTCCATTGATGTTTCGTTCATCTCACTAAAGCTTATATTGCCTGTATTAAAAACGCTGCTGGTTCCCGGCAGTGACACAGTTGCCCTAGTGAAACCGCAGTTTGAAGCTGGACGGGAACAGGTTGGGAAAAAGGGGATTGTCAGAGATCCTAAAATACATGAAGCCGTGCTTGATAAAATTATCGAATTTGCACTGAGCCTCGGCTATGATGTCAAGGACGTTTCCTTTTCACCCATTACAGGCGGAGACGGCAACATAGAATTTCTCCTCCATCTGTATTGGTCAGGCATCAAAGAAGAAGGAGAAAATCTTCTTAAAGCCCGGACAGATGAAGTTGTAAAAGAAGCCCATGCCGAACTGAAAACAAAGCAGGTTAAAGAAGAGGAATAG
- the recN gene encoding DNA repair protein RecN — protein MLNEISIRNFAIIEALSVSFEKGLTVLTGETGAGKSIIIDAIHLLAGGRGSAEFVRHGEDKAEIEGLFILDDPKHPCYNRSAEFGIEIEDGMIVLRRDISKTGKSVCRVNGKLVTISVLREIGSSLIDIHGQHEHQELMDETFHLPLLDQFGGSKISGALTEYHDIYRLYESTLKKLKNLSENEQQMAHRLDLIQFQLDEIQSAELKLNEDEDLIEEKSKLSNYERIFDSLQSGYNALQGEHKGLDWIGMVMGYMNDAAELDSAYKEIAENVANSFYLLEDAARSLRNEMDFMEYDPQRLNEIESRLNEINGLKRKYGKTVEEVLEYAAKIEEEIETLQNKETHIDKLQKEVAALKKDLLVEGEELSKLRRKSALKLTKLIHKELKELYMEKTVFEVRFFSDPEVFLKNGIDRAEFYLSTNPGEPLKPLSKIASGGELSRIMLALKSIFSKHQGVTSIIFDEVDTGVSGRVAQAIAEKIHHVSVDSQVLCISHLPQVAAMADTHLFIAKNTKDGRTKTTVKPLTENEKIKEIGRMISGVEITDLTKEHAKELLHLANQLK, from the coding sequence TTGTTAAACGAAATATCCATACGAAATTTTGCCATAATCGAAGCCCTTTCTGTCTCATTTGAAAAGGGCTTAACTGTTTTAACTGGTGAAACCGGAGCAGGGAAGTCCATCATTATCGATGCCATTCACTTGCTGGCTGGAGGCAGGGGATCTGCAGAATTTGTCCGCCATGGTGAAGATAAGGCTGAAATTGAGGGGCTTTTTATCCTGGATGATCCTAAACACCCTTGCTATAACAGGTCTGCTGAATTTGGGATAGAGATTGAAGATGGAATGATTGTTCTCCGCAGGGATATATCAAAGACAGGAAAAAGCGTCTGCAGAGTGAACGGAAAACTTGTCACTATTTCTGTATTGAGAGAAATCGGAAGTTCACTTATTGATATACACGGTCAGCACGAACATCAGGAATTAATGGATGAAACCTTTCATCTTCCACTTCTCGATCAGTTTGGAGGATCCAAAATATCCGGTGCCTTAACTGAATACCACGATATCTATAGGTTATATGAAAGTACTCTGAAAAAGCTTAAGAATTTAAGTGAGAATGAACAGCAAATGGCGCATCGGCTTGATCTAATTCAATTTCAGCTGGATGAAATTCAGTCGGCTGAGCTGAAATTGAACGAAGATGAAGATTTGATTGAAGAAAAGAGCAAGCTTTCCAATTATGAACGTATTTTTGATTCTCTTCAGTCAGGCTATAATGCCCTTCAAGGAGAACATAAAGGGCTTGATTGGATCGGCATGGTTATGGGCTATATGAATGATGCCGCTGAACTGGACTCCGCCTATAAAGAAATAGCGGAAAACGTGGCAAACAGTTTTTATTTGCTTGAAGATGCAGCCCGATCACTCCGCAATGAAATGGACTTTATGGAATATGATCCCCAAAGGCTTAATGAGATAGAAAGCAGATTGAATGAAATTAATGGGCTAAAGAGAAAATATGGAAAAACGGTAGAAGAAGTGCTGGAATACGCTGCAAAAATAGAAGAAGAAATTGAAACCCTGCAAAATAAAGAAACTCATATTGATAAGCTGCAAAAGGAAGTTGCTGCACTGAAAAAAGACCTTCTGGTTGAAGGAGAAGAATTGAGCAAGCTGCGCAGAAAATCTGCTCTTAAGCTTACCAAGTTAATTCATAAAGAGCTTAAGGAATTATATATGGAAAAGACAGTTTTTGAGGTCAGATTCTTTTCTGATCCCGAAGTCTTCTTGAAGAACGGAATTGACAGGGCGGAGTTCTACCTTTCAACCAATCCGGGAGAACCGCTCAAGCCGCTGTCTAAAATTGCATCGGGCGGAGAATTGTCCCGAATCATGCTTGCTTTAAAGAGCATATTTTCAAAACATCAGGGTGTCACAAGTATTATTTTCGATGAGGTAGACACAGGCGTGAGCGGCAGGGTTGCGCAAGCCATCGCGGAAAAGATTCATCACGTTTCCGTGGATTCACAGGTGCTGTGCATCTCTCATCTTCCGCAGGTTGCGGCTATGGCAGATACTCATTTATTCATTGCTAAAAACACAAAGGATGGGCGGACGAAAACAACAGTAAAACCGCTGACTGAGAATGAGAAAATTAAAGAAATCGGCCGTATGATTTCCGGAGTGGAAATTACTGATTTGACAAAAGAGCATGCGAAAGAGCTGCTGCATCTGGCTAATCAGCTAAAGTAA
- the folD gene encoding bifunctional methylenetetrahydrofolate dehydrogenase/methenyltetrahydrofolate cyclohydrolase FolD, which translates to MAAELIDGKEIARKKQDQIGSEVQKLKAAGITPGLAVILAGNNQASRTYVKNKQKTCDKLGMNSMLIELPESVSEQELIRKITELNESDDIHGILVQLPLPSHINEKAIIETISPDKDVDGFHPINIGRMMTAQDAFIPCTPAGIIEMLDSIGADISGKHVVVIGRSNIVGKPAGQLFLNEDATVTYCHSKTANLKEYTKRADILVAAAGKAKLITEAHVKDGAIVIDVGMNRNEEGKLCGDVDFEAVKHKAGFITPVPGGVGPMTITMLMHNTLKAAKSSISKI; encoded by the coding sequence ATGGCTGCAGAATTAATAGATGGAAAAGAAATTGCAAGAAAGAAACAGGATCAAATCGGCTCAGAAGTGCAAAAGCTGAAGGCGGCAGGGATTACGCCAGGCCTGGCCGTTATTTTAGCGGGGAATAATCAGGCGTCCAGAACATATGTGAAAAACAAGCAGAAAACCTGCGATAAGCTGGGCATGAATTCTATGCTTATTGAACTTCCCGAAAGCGTCAGTGAGCAAGAGCTTATCAGAAAAATCACAGAGTTAAACGAAAGTGATGATATCCATGGAATCCTTGTCCAGCTGCCGCTCCCAAGCCATATTAATGAAAAAGCCATCATCGAGACCATATCTCCTGACAAAGATGTTGATGGGTTTCATCCCATAAATATTGGCAGGATGATGACAGCTCAGGATGCATTTATCCCTTGTACTCCCGCAGGGATCATTGAAATGCTGGATAGCATTGGTGCAGACATTTCCGGAAAGCATGTAGTGGTTATTGGCAGAAGCAACATTGTAGGGAAGCCCGCCGGGCAGCTGTTCCTTAATGAAGACGCTACTGTCACATACTGTCATTCGAAAACGGCTAATCTGAAGGAATATACAAAGCGGGCGGATATCCTGGTGGCTGCAGCAGGGAAAGCGAAATTAATCACAGAAGCCCATGTTAAAGATGGCGCAATCGTGATAGATGTCGGCATGAATCGAAATGAGGAAGGAAAGCTTTGCGGCGATGTTGATTTCGAGGCAGTTAAGCACAAAGCAGGATTTATTACTCCTGTTCCAGGCGGAGTGGGACCGATGACAATTACCATGTTAATGCATAATACTTTAAAGGCAGCAAAGTCTTCCATTAGCAAAATCTAA
- the accC gene encoding acetyl-CoA carboxylase biotin carboxylase subunit → MIKKLLIANRGEIAVRIIRAAREMGIESVAVFSEADREALHVQLADEAYCIGPKASKDSYLNFTNIISVAKLTGCDAIHPGYGFLAENADFAELCRECNIIFVGPTPEAISKMGTKDIARETMKEAGVPIVPGSNGIIKDAEDAIQLAEKIEYPVIIKATAGGGGKGIRVARNEQELIKGITITQQEALTAFGNPGVYIEKYIEDFRHVEIQVLADNYGNTVHLGERDCSIQRRLQKLLEETPSPALDGETREEMGNAAVKAAKAVDYTGAGTIEFIYDYQNRKFYFMEMNTRIQVEHPVTEMVTGVDLIKEQIKVASGEKLNFTQSDVTFSGWSIECRINAENPEKNFMPSAGKINMYLPPGGLGVRVDSAAYPGYMIPPYYDSMIAKVITYGNTREEAISRMKRALSEFVVEGVHTTIPFHLKLLSHEKFVEGQFNTKFLELHDVMNS, encoded by the coding sequence ATGATCAAAAAACTCTTGATTGCCAACAGAGGAGAAATAGCGGTCCGCATCATTAGGGCAGCCCGCGAGATGGGGATAGAATCTGTAGCTGTATTTTCAGAGGCTGACAGGGAAGCACTCCATGTTCAGCTGGCCGATGAGGCTTACTGCATTGGCCCGAAAGCGTCAAAGGACAGCTATTTGAATTTTACCAATATAATTAGTGTCGCTAAGCTTACAGGCTGTGACGCCATCCATCCAGGTTATGGATTCCTAGCTGAAAATGCGGACTTTGCTGAACTGTGCAGAGAATGCAATATTATCTTTGTCGGCCCGACTCCAGAAGCCATCAGCAAAATGGGTACAAAGGATATTGCAAGGGAAACCATGAAGGAAGCAGGAGTACCGATTGTTCCTGGCTCCAACGGAATCATAAAGGATGCAGAAGATGCTATTCAGCTAGCTGAAAAGATTGAATATCCGGTAATTATTAAAGCGACTGCCGGCGGAGGCGGGAAAGGAATCCGCGTAGCGCGCAATGAGCAAGAGCTTATTAAAGGAATTACGATTACCCAGCAGGAAGCACTAACTGCGTTCGGAAATCCTGGTGTTTATATTGAAAAATATATTGAGGACTTCCGCCATGTGGAGATCCAGGTTCTTGCAGACAATTATGGAAACACCGTTCATCTAGGGGAAAGGGATTGCTCTATTCAAAGGCGTCTGCAAAAGCTGCTGGAGGAAACGCCTTCACCTGCCCTTGACGGTGAAACACGCGAAGAAATGGGAAATGCAGCTGTTAAAGCAGCAAAAGCGGTTGATTATACAGGCGCTGGCACGATAGAATTTATATACGATTATCAAAATCGCAAATTCTATTTCATGGAAATGAACACGCGTATCCAGGTGGAGCATCCTGTTACAGAAATGGTTACAGGGGTCGATTTAATCAAGGAGCAAATTAAGGTTGCTTCAGGTGAAAAGCTTAATTTCACACAGAGCGATGTTACATTTAGCGGCTGGTCGATCGAATGCAGAATTAATGCGGAAAACCCGGAGAAGAACTTTATGCCATCAGCAGGAAAAATCAATATGTATCTTCCTCCTGGCGGGCTGGGTGTCAGAGTGGACTCTGCTGCCTACCCGGGCTATATGATTCCTCCATATTACGATTCAATGATTGCGAAAGTGATCACTTACGGCAATACTAGAGAAGAAGCTATTTCTCGAATGAAAAGGGCATTAAGTGAATTTGTAGTGGAAGGGGTTCATACAACAATCCCATTCCACCTCAAGCTCCTAAGCCACGAAAAATTTGTGGAAGGGCAGTTTAATACGAAATTTCTTGAATTGCACGATGTAATGAATTCTTAA
- a CDS encoding polyprenyl synthetase family protein: MQQSLSSFSELHKQKLEIHLKDYVNKLKAPPEIKESMLYSLEAGGKRIRPMLLFASLAAFAEDTSKGLWTAAAIEMVHTYSLIHDDLPSMDNDDLRRGKPTNHKVFGEAFAILAGDALLTYSFQTIAETPDEFASAETKLSLIKELSKASGAEGMVGGQAADIKGEGKQLGLEDLEYIHVHKTGKLLECSVVSGAILANASQETLQALSAFAYHLGLAFQIRDDILDLEGTEEIIGKPVGSDESKNKSTYPSLLTINGAKEALENHIRSAKEKLRETGLQTELLEEITDLIANRDH, encoded by the coding sequence TTGCAGCAATCCTTAAGTTCTTTCTCTGAACTGCATAAACAAAAACTGGAAATTCATTTAAAGGATTACGTAAATAAATTGAAAGCTCCTCCTGAGATCAAGGAATCGATGCTGTATTCACTTGAAGCCGGAGGAAAGCGGATCAGGCCAATGCTGTTATTTGCTTCATTGGCTGCTTTTGCCGAGGATACGTCGAAAGGGCTGTGGACTGCGGCGGCGATTGAGATGGTCCATACATATTCGCTCATTCACGATGACTTGCCAAGCATGGATAATGACGATTTAAGAAGAGGCAAACCGACCAACCATAAAGTATTTGGAGAAGCATTCGCCATTCTGGCAGGCGATGCCCTGCTTACTTACAGCTTCCAGACAATTGCGGAAACACCTGACGAATTTGCTTCAGCCGAAACAAAGCTGTCTTTAATTAAGGAGCTGTCGAAAGCTTCCGGTGCTGAGGGGATGGTTGGCGGCCAGGCAGCAGACATTAAAGGAGAAGGCAAGCAGCTGGGCTTAGAGGATCTTGAGTACATCCACGTGCATAAAACCGGCAAATTGCTGGAATGCAGTGTTGTATCAGGAGCAATTTTGGCAAATGCCAGTCAGGAAACACTTCAGGCTCTATCTGCTTTTGCCTATCATCTGGGACTGGCTTTTCAAATCAGGGATGATATCCTCGACCTTGAAGGGACAGAGGAGATAATTGGGAAGCCTGTTGGCAGTGATGAATCAAAAAATAAAAGCACCTATCCATCTCTTCTTACAATAAATGGGGCGAAAGAGGCGCTTGAAAACCATATCAGATCTGCAAAAGAAAAGCTGAGGGAAACAGGCCTTCAAACAGAGCTGCTGGAAGAAATAACAGATCTGATTGCAAACAGGGACCACTAA
- a CDS encoding Asp23/Gls24 family envelope stress response protein: MSENNILEMSPENSGLGKVEIAPEVIEVIAGIAASEVEGVAQMRGNFATGVVERLGKKNHGKGVKVELTEDGIKVDVYCLMKFGVSIPSVAQKIQDNIRQALLNMTALDAQEVNIHVVGIMFENQKHEVEYEQEM; encoded by the coding sequence ATGAGCGAAAATAATATTCTCGAAATGAGCCCTGAAAATTCTGGCCTTGGCAAGGTGGAAATTGCACCGGAAGTTATTGAGGTTATTGCCGGCATTGCTGCTTCAGAAGTAGAAGGCGTAGCGCAAATGCGCGGAAACTTTGCTACAGGAGTGGTTGAAAGGCTCGGTAAAAAGAACCATGGAAAAGGCGTTAAAGTCGAATTAACAGAAGATGGCATCAAAGTTGATGTATATTGTCTGATGAAATTCGGCGTGTCCATTCCAAGCGTTGCCCAAAAAATTCAGGATAACATCCGTCAGGCCCTCCTGAATATGACAGCCCTGGACGCCCAGGAAGTAAACATTCACGTAGTAGGAATCATGTTTGAAAACCAAAAGCATGAGGTTGAATACGAACAGGAAATGTAA
- the xseA gene encoding exodeoxyribonuclease VII large subunit — MKEQQYLTVNALTKYIKRKFDADPHLQNILVKGEISNFKQHSSGHMYFTLKDEKARILAVMFAGNARTMKFRPENGMKVLVRGAISVYESSGQYQIYVQEMQPDGIGELYLAYEQLKEKLEKEGFFSPAHKKEIPRYPRTVAVITSPTGAAIRDILTTLKRRYPIANILIYPALVQGNQAAPSIVKAITEANSSGDADVLIIGRGGGSIEELWAFNEEAVARAIFKSEIPIISAVGHETDFTIADFVADLRAPTPTGAAEMAVPHIDDLTERLFNRQSRLIRAMKEQVALQNERLLRVQKSYAFRYPQKLYEQKMEQLDKVTEQLMRGSRRLHDLKLEQAETLQKRLVRSHPGQLKDQAKEKNDRLHKLLNRTMANILAAKEKDFARVISTLEALSPLKIMDRGYSLAYTEKETLIKTVSQVKADDMIKLKISDGTIECKVTDIEE, encoded by the coding sequence ATGAAGGAACAGCAGTATCTGACAGTAAACGCACTGACCAAATACATAAAAAGAAAATTTGATGCCGACCCTCATCTGCAAAATATATTGGTTAAGGGAGAAATCTCAAACTTTAAACAGCATTCAAGCGGCCATATGTATTTCACCTTAAAGGATGAGAAAGCCCGAATTTTAGCTGTAATGTTTGCAGGAAATGCGAGAACCATGAAATTTAGGCCAGAGAATGGCATGAAAGTCTTAGTTCGCGGAGCCATTTCCGTTTATGAATCCAGCGGGCAATATCAAATATACGTACAGGAAATGCAGCCGGACGGGATTGGTGAACTTTATCTGGCTTATGAACAGCTTAAAGAAAAACTTGAGAAAGAAGGATTCTTTTCGCCTGCACATAAAAAAGAGATCCCGCGTTATCCAAGAACAGTTGCTGTTATTACATCCCCTACTGGAGCTGCAATCAGAGATATTCTGACAACGCTCAAAAGGCGCTATCCAATTGCGAACATACTTATCTACCCTGCGCTTGTTCAGGGTAACCAGGCAGCTCCCTCTATTGTGAAAGCGATAACTGAAGCTAATTCCTCTGGGGATGCCGATGTCTTAATCATCGGCCGGGGCGGAGGCTCTATTGAAGAGCTTTGGGCCTTTAATGAAGAAGCTGTAGCCAGAGCAATATTCAAGTCCGAAATACCTATTATTTCAGCTGTCGGCCATGAAACGGATTTTACAATAGCAGATTTTGTTGCAGATTTAAGGGCCCCCACCCCAACGGGAGCTGCAGAAATGGCAGTTCCGCATATTGATGACTTGACGGAAAGGCTTTTCAACAGGCAATCAAGGCTGATAAGAGCGATGAAAGAACAAGTTGCACTGCAAAATGAAAGGCTTCTAAGGGTGCAGAAATCATACGCTTTCAGATACCCGCAAAAATTGTATGAACAAAAAATGGAACAGCTGGATAAAGTAACCGAACAGCTAATGAGAGGGTCAAGAAGGCTGCACGATTTAAAGCTGGAGCAGGCAGAAACCCTGCAAAAAAGGCTGGTTAGGAGTCATCCAGGACAACTAAAGGATCAGGCGAAAGAAAAAAATGATCGGCTTCATAAGCTTTTAAACAGAACAATGGCAAATATCCTGGCTGCAAAAGAAAAGGACTTTGCGAGGGTCATTTCAACCCTCGAGGCACTCAGTCCTCTTAAAATTATGGATAGGGGCTATAGCCTTGCTTATACAGAAAAGGAAACCCTAATAAAGACCGTGTCCCAAGTTAAAGCGGATGATATGATAAAATTGAAGATATCTGATGGAACCATTGAATGCAAGGTAACGGATATTGAGGAGTGA
- the nusB gene encoding transcription antitermination factor NusB, with amino-acid sequence MKRRTAREKALQALFQIDVSGTEPETAIEHVLEGEKSDEYLNKLVSGVLQHKETIDGEIKGFLEKWTLERLATVDRNILRLSVFELLYLAEEVPANVVLDEAIEIAKLYGDDQSSKFINGVLSKVKEKL; translated from the coding sequence ATGAAGAGAAGAACAGCCAGAGAAAAAGCATTGCAGGCTTTATTTCAGATTGATGTAAGCGGGACAGAGCCGGAGACTGCCATCGAACACGTTTTAGAGGGTGAAAAAAGCGATGAGTACCTGAACAAACTAGTATCAGGTGTCCTGCAGCATAAAGAAACAATTGATGGCGAAATCAAAGGATTTCTTGAAAAATGGACGCTGGAAAGGCTTGCTACTGTAGACCGCAATATTCTGCGCTTATCCGTTTTTGAGCTGCTGTATTTAGCGGAGGAAGTGCCAGCCAATGTGGTGCTCGATGAAGCAATAGAAATCGCCAAACTTTACGGTGATGATCAGTCAAGCAAGTTTATTAATGGTGTTTTATCAAAGGTAAAAGAAAAGCTCTAA
- the argR gene encoding transcriptional regulator ArgR, whose translation MNKGQRHIKIRDIITNNDIETQDDLVDELKNAGFNVTQATVSRDIKELHLVKVPLMDGRYKYSLPADQRFNPLQKLKRNLMDAFVRVDTAGHLLVMKTLPGNAMAIGALIDNLDWEEILGTICGDDTCLIICKTPEDTEAISNRFLEML comes from the coding sequence ATGAATAAAGGGCAAAGACATATAAAAATTCGGGATATTATTACAAATAACGATATTGAAACACAGGATGACCTGGTGGATGAATTGAAAAACGCCGGGTTTAATGTAACCCAGGCGACTGTCTCAAGAGATATTAAAGAACTTCACCTGGTAAAAGTTCCATTAATGGACGGCAGGTACAAATACAGTCTTCCGGCGGATCAGCGTTTCAATCCGCTGCAAAAGCTTAAAAGAAATTTAATGGATGCTTTTGTTAGAGTGGATACTGCAGGACATCTCCTTGTAATGAAGACTCTTCCCGGCAATGCCATGGCTATTGGCGCACTTATCGATAACCTTGACTGGGAAGAGATTCTGGGAACAATCTGCGGGGATGACACATGCCTGATCATATGTAAAACCCCAGAAGATACAGAAGCTATTTCAAATCGGTTTCTTGAAATGCTTTAG
- the dxs gene encoding 1-deoxy-D-xylulose-5-phosphate synthase, translating to MDLLSIKDPSFLKGLSNKELESLSQDIRTFLIEKLSGTGGHIGPNLGVVELTVALHKCFDSPKDKIIWDVGHQSYVHKILTGRACQFDTLRQYKGLCGFPKMVESEHDVWETGHSSTSLSAAMGMAIARDLKKENNYVIPVIGDGALTGGMALEALNHIGHEKKDMIVILNDNEMSIAPNVGALHNVLGRLRTAGKYNWVKDELEYLLKKVPAVGGKLASTAERLKDSLKYLFVSGMFFEELGFTYLGPVDGHNYEALFENLAYAKKTEGPVLLHVITKKGKGYHPAESDKIGTWHGTGPYKMETGDFVKPASTPPAWSKLVSETVRELAREDERIVAITPAMPVGSKLEGFASEFPDRMYDVGIAEQHAATVAAGLATQNMKPFLAIYSTFLQRAYDQVVHDIARQNLNVFIGIDRAGLVGADGETHQGVFDIAFLRHLPNMVLMMPKDENEGQHMVKTAIEYNDGPIAMRFPRGNGIGVPMDTELKPIPIGTWEVLRDGNDGAILTFGTTIPMALKAAQTLEKHGHNIKVINARFIKPLDEKMLHELFSANMPILTIEEAVLQGGFGSAILEYAHEHGFHHAEIDRMGIPDKFIEHGSVNELLEEIGMTADDAVERMGKLARKKQKRA from the coding sequence ATGGATCTGTTATCAATTAAAGACCCTTCCTTTTTAAAAGGGCTCTCGAATAAAGAATTGGAAAGTTTAAGTCAGGATATCCGCACTTTCCTAATAGAAAAGCTTTCAGGCACAGGCGGGCATATTGGGCCTAATCTTGGAGTTGTTGAGCTGACTGTTGCATTGCATAAATGTTTTGACAGTCCGAAGGATAAAATTATCTGGGATGTCGGACATCAGTCATACGTCCATAAAATTCTTACGGGCCGTGCGTGTCAGTTCGATACTTTAAGACAATATAAAGGTCTTTGCGGTTTTCCAAAAATGGTTGAAAGCGAGCACGATGTATGGGAAACGGGGCACAGCTCCACTTCTTTATCAGCTGCGATGGGAATGGCTATTGCCAGAGACTTGAAAAAAGAGAATAATTATGTCATTCCCGTAATTGGGGATGGTGCCTTAACAGGCGGGATGGCTTTAGAAGCCTTAAACCATATCGGTCATGAAAAAAAGGATATGATCGTTATATTAAATGATAATGAAATGTCAATTGCCCCTAATGTAGGTGCTCTTCACAATGTACTTGGAAGGTTAAGGACCGCAGGCAAGTATAATTGGGTAAAAGATGAACTTGAATATTTATTAAAAAAGGTTCCGGCAGTCGGCGGCAAATTAGCCTCAACTGCTGAAAGACTGAAAGATAGCCTTAAGTATCTGTTTGTGTCAGGCATGTTCTTCGAAGAATTAGGTTTTACCTATTTGGGACCTGTTGATGGGCATAACTATGAAGCCTTATTCGAGAACCTTGCTTATGCAAAGAAAACAGAAGGCCCAGTGCTCCTCCATGTTATTACGAAAAAAGGAAAAGGCTATCACCCTGCCGAAAGCGACAAGATTGGCACATGGCATGGTACAGGCCCTTATAAAATGGAGACAGGCGACTTTGTGAAACCTGCAAGTACACCGCCTGCATGGAGCAAGCTTGTCTCCGAAACCGTCAGGGAGCTTGCGAGAGAAGATGAAAGAATTGTTGCAATTACTCCTGCAATGCCTGTTGGCTCGAAGCTTGAAGGCTTTGCAAGTGAATTTCCGGATCGGATGTACGATGTTGGTATTGCTGAACAGCACGCAGCAACCGTAGCTGCCGGGCTTGCAACCCAAAACATGAAGCCGTTTCTTGCGATTTATTCTACTTTCCTGCAGCGTGCTTATGACCAGGTCGTACACGATATTGCACGCCAGAACTTGAATGTATTTATCGGAATAGACCGGGCAGGCCTTGTGGGTGCAGATGGTGAAACCCATCAGGGTGTATTCGATATTGCATTTTTAAGGCATTTGCCGAATATGGTATTGATGATGCCAAAAGATGAAAATGAAGGCCAGCATATGGTAAAAACAGCTATAGAATATAATGATGGACCTATTGCTATGCGTTTCCCGCGCGGAAATGGCATAGGAGTGCCTATGGATACAGAACTTAAGCCAATTCCAATTGGAACATGGGAAGTTCTGCGCGATGGCAATGACGGAGCTATTTTAACCTTTGGGACAACCATTCCAATGGCTTTGAAGGCAGCTCAAACCCTGGAGAAGCATGGACACAACATTAAAGTCATTAATGCAAGGTTTATTAAGCCGCTTGATGAAAAAATGCTGCATGAATTGTTTTCAGCCAATATGCCTATTCTCACTATAGAAGAAGCTGTGCTGCAGGGTGGCTTTGGAAGTGCAATTCTTGAATATGCACACGAACATGGCTTCCATCATGCGGAAATCGACCGTATGGGGATACCTGATAAATTTATTGAGCATGGCAGTGTAAATGAACTATTGGAAGAAATCGGGATGACTGCAGATGATGCTGTTGAGAGAATGGGAAAACTGGCAAGAAAAAAACAAAAAAGGGCATAA
- the xseB gene encoding exodeoxyribonuclease VII small subunit has product MANEKQLSFEQAMEELEVIVEKLEEGDVPLEEAINIYKKGMELSKLCHDKLKNVESQLTEILTEDGRKANFAIPEEE; this is encoded by the coding sequence ATGGCGAATGAAAAACAACTTTCATTTGAACAAGCGATGGAAGAACTTGAAGTTATTGTAGAAAAGCTTGAAGAGGGAGATGTTCCCCTTGAAGAGGCTATAAATATTTATAAAAAAGGCATGGAGCTTTCAAAATTATGTCATGATAAGCTTAAAAACGTGGAATCACAGCTTACAGAAATACTGACGGAGGATGGCCGTAAAGCAAACTTCGCCATTCCGGAGGAGGAATAA